In Chlorocebus sabaeus isolate Y175 chromosome 5, mChlSab1.0.hap1, whole genome shotgun sequence, one genomic interval encodes:
- the TMEM208 gene encoding transmembrane protein 208 — protein sequence MAPKGKVGTRGKKQIFEENKETLKFYLRIILGANAIYCLVTLVFFYSSASFWAWLALGFSLAVYGASYHSMSSMARAAFSEDGALMDGGMDLNMEQGMAEHLKDVILLTAIVQVLSCFSLYVWSFWLLAPGRALYLLWVNVLGPWFTADSGTPAPEHNEKRQRRQERRQMKRL from the exons ATGGCG CCCAAGGGCAAAGTGGGCACGAGAGGGAAGAAGCAGATATTTGAAGAGAACAAAGAGACCCTGAAGTTCTACCTGAGGATCATACTGGGGGCCAAT GCCATCTACTGTCTTGTGACGTTGGTCTTCTTTTACTCATCTGCCTCATTTTGGGCCTGG TTGGCCCTGGGCTTTAGTCTGGCAGTGTATGGGGCCAGCTATCACTCTATGAGCTCGATGGCACGGGCAGCGTTCTCTGAGGATGGGGCCCTGATGGATGGTGGCATGGACCTCAACATGGAGCAGGGCATGGCAGA GCACCTTAAGGATGTGATCCTACTGACAGCCATTGTGCAGGTGCTCAGCTGCTTCTCTCTCTATGTCTGGTCCTTCTGGCTTCTG GCTCCAGGCCGGGCCCTTTACCTCCTGTGGGTGAATGTGCTGGGCCCCTGGTTCACTGCAGACAGTGGCACCCCAGCACCAGAGCACAATGAGAAACGGCAGCGCCGACAGGAGCGGCGGCAGATGAAGCGGTTATAG